A single region of the Cucumis melo cultivar AY chromosome 3, USDA_Cmelo_AY_1.0, whole genome shotgun sequence genome encodes:
- the LOC103501327 gene encoding lecithin-cholesterol acyltransferase-like 1 — translation MKMKGELKIIAIVSMALVHQLYMCESRNSLHPLILIPGAGGNQLEARLTKDYKSSSLFCSRWNPIMKDSQGWFRLWFSPTVLLAPYTDCFARRMTLHYEKDLDDYRNEIGVQTRVNQFGSVQSLLYLDPNLKKITTYMAGLVNSLEAIGYVRDTTLFGAPYDFRYGLAPEGHPCEVGSKFLKDLKELVEKASNSNEGKSVILVTHSLGGLFALQFLNRNTPSWRRHFIKHLVTLSTPWGGSVEGMRTFASGNTLGVPLVNPLRVRTEQRSSESNLWLLPNPTIYKHNKPIVITQYSNYTVEEIPRFLKDIGFEEGVYPYESRILPLIEHYEAPGVDLTCVIGGGVKTPDTLLYGEKGFDEQPEMGYGDGDGTVNMVSLRALEKLWAEEKNQTLETIELPGVSHKSILDDREALDVIIREISRINSMASRLRPHTC, via the exons atgaagatgaagggtGAACTGAAAATCATCGCCATAGTTTCAATGGCTTTGGTGCATCAGTTGTACATGTGTGAATCAAGAAACTCCCTCCACCCTCTCATCCTCATCCCCGGAGCTGGTGGGAACCAATTGGAAGCTCGCCTCACCAAAGACTACAAATCCTCTTCCTTATTTTGCAGCCGTTGGAATCCAATCATGAAGGACTCACAAGGTTGGTTCAGGCTTTGGTTCAGCCCTACTGTTCTGTTGGCACCATACACAGATTGCTTTGCTCGCCGAATGACACTTCATTATGAAAAAGATTTGGATGATTACAGAAATGAAATTGGTGTTCAAACTAGAGTCAATCAGTTTGGATCAGTCCAGTCTCTTCTCTACCTCGATCCCAATCTCAA GAAGATCACAACATATATGGCCGGGCTGGTGAATTCTTTAGAAGCAATTGGGTACGTTAGAGACACGACCCTATTCGGAGCACCCTACGATTTTCGATATGGTTTGGCTCCAGAAGGTCATCCCTGTGAAGTGGGTTCCAAGTTCCTCAAGGATCTAAAAGAATTGGTGGAGAAAGCAAGCAATTCAAATGAGGGGAAATCAGTAATACTCGTGACTCATAGCTTAGGGGGGCTCTTCGCCCTCCAATTTCTTAATCGAAACACACCCTCTTGGCGTAGGCACTTCATCAAACACCTTGTCACCTTGTCTACGCCATGGGGTGGATCAGTGGAAGGGATGCGCACATTCGCATCAGGGAACACACTCGGCGTCCCACTAGTCAATCCATTGCGTGTTAGAACAGAACAACGGAGTTCTGAAAGCAATCTATGGCTATTGCCCAACCCCACAATCTACAAACACAATAAGCCGATAGTAATTACTCAATATTCTAACTACACAGTGGAAGAAATACCACGTTTTCTGAAGGATATTGGATTTGAGGAAGGTGTTTATCCCTATGAATCTCGCATTTTGCCACTCATCGAACATTATGAAGCACCTGGGGTGGATTTAACGTGTGTAATTGGAGGGGGTGTGAAGACGCCGGACACTCTGTTGTACGGCGAAAAGGGGTTCGACGAACAGCCGGAAATGGGCTATGGGGATGGAGATGGGACGGTGAATATGGTGAGCTTGCGGGCACTTGAAAAATTATGGGCCGAGGAGAAGAATCAAACGCTGGAAACGATCGAGCTTCCAGGCGTCTCTCATAAATCCATTTTGGATGATAGAGAAGCTTTGGACGTAATAATTAGGGAGATTTCTCGCATAAATTCTATGGCCTCCCGGCTGCGGCCGCACACATGTTGA